The DNA region CTGGCCAGGGCTTGTCCAGCGGTCCAGCTGGCTTTTCAGCAGCACACGTCCGGCATCCAGCGTCCCCCCTGTTTCTCCGAGCATACGGTTGTGGTTCCAGATGTAGTTGCCGTAAGAAAACGTAAAGAAAATACCCAGGTCCAGACCTTTATAGGTAAAATTATTGGTCAGCCCCCCAAAAAATTTGGGCCAGGTACTGCCCACGATCTGGCGGTCATCTGCTGTTATTTTGCCGTCCTTGTTGTAATCGTCGAACACGGCATCCCCGTTTTCGGGATTCACAGATAATTGTTTATACAGCCAGTACGAATACAGCTCCTTTCCCTGCTGCAGGCGGATCAGGTCCCTTCCTGCAAAGGGAATGTCCGCAGGTATTTTTTCGATAGTATTTTTGTTTCTGGCAATGTTAAAATCTGTTTTCCAGGTAAAGCCGGTTGTTCTCAGGTTTGTAGAATTAATGGCCAGTTCAAATCCCTTATTGCTGATCTCACCAAAATTGGTCAGGTAAGAAGAGAAACCAGAGGATCCTGGAACAGCCACCTGAAGCAGGGCATCACTGGTATATTTGTTGTAATAGTTGAACTCTATGTTCAGTTTATCCTCAAATAGACCGATATCTATCCCTGTGCTAAACTGTGCCGTGCTTTCCCATTTCAGGTCAGGATTGGCCAGCTGTAATGGAGCTGTTCCGGGCAGCTCTGCACCTCCTGCCACGTCTGCATAGCCAAAACCACCTGTCCACAAACCCTGTGAGGCAAAATCGTTGATCCCGGCCTGGTTACCGGTAATGCCATAACTGATCCTGTATTTCAGGTTACTGATCTGCGGCACATCTTTAAGAAAGTTTTCCTCTTTTACCCGCCATGCGGCACCCACTGCCGGAAAATATCCCCATTTATTGTTTTTACCGAACTTTGAAGAACCGTCGGCCCGCAGGGTAAACTCAGCATAGTATTTACCCGCATAATTGTAATCGGCCCTCGAGAAAAAAGAGGCCAGTGTACTTGTTGTTTTAAACTGACCTGCAATCTGTGTTGCCGCCGAAGAAATCTGTGTATAGGAATTGTTTGGGAAATTGGTACCTGTAGCTGATACGTTTTTTACCTCAGCACCTTGCAAGGTATTTCCAATCAGGATGCCAAAGCTATGTTTGCCAACTTTATCGCTGTATGCCAGTGTCTGTTCATTAATAGCTGTTGAAGATTGGGTAATGCTCTGACTCCCCCTTCCACCGCTGTTACCCAGGATGGTGCGGGTATCCCAGTATTCATTTTCTTCATAATTGTTGTAATCCACACCGAAGGTGGAACGAAACTTTAGTTTTGGTGTGATTGCATAATCGAGGTAAATGTTGCCGATATAATGGTAGCTGTAAGACCATAAGTTTACCGTCCCGGTAAGTACCGCGATATTGTCAAAGTTCACCCATTTTAAAGGCGTTCCCTTCTCATCAAAGATTGGAAGATAGGTGGGGATATTTAAAGAGGCCTGCAATAATGTTCCATTGGCCCCGTTTGCAGGCCGTGCCTGGTTACGGTGGCTCCTGGAAATGGCATTGCTGCTTCCCAAAGCTATTTTTGAATTGAGTTTATGGTCCAGGTTAACTTTTAAGCTCGCCCTGTCAAAAGACATCGGCTTCCATATCGATTCCTGATCTGTATAGCCTCCCCCCAGATAGAACCGCGTCCTGTCTGAGCCCCCCTGCAACGAAAGGTCATAACTACGCAGGGATGCTGTACGGTTCAGATAACTCATTCTATCATAAGTAGGCTGTTCTTCTGGCAAACCCCGACCGGCAACCCCATTGATGACCTCACTTGCAGGCCGGAAAGGCTGGGCCTTGCCCATGTTCCGGCTATACTCATTTATCAGCGCCGCATGCTCTGCTCCGGTAGTGGTTTTCCATACCCTATCTTCCGGCGCCCAGCCTAAACCCTCCGAGCCATTAAATTCTATCCTGGTCTTTTGTCCGAAATTCCCCCTTTTTGTTGTCACCAGCACTATACCATTGGCGCCCCTGGAGCCATAGATGGCAATGGCTGTAGCGTCTTTCAATATTTCTATACTTTCAATATCTGAAGGATTGAGATCAGAAAGTGGTGATGTTGCCCGTTCCTGCGCTATATTCTGCAGACTGTTGTTATTGACCCAAACCCCATCAATGATATACAGGGGATCATTGGTCGCATTGATGGAAGTGGCTCCCCTAACACGGATAAATATATCCGATCCCGGCACGCCGGTATTTGAATTGATCTGTACGCCTGCAGCCTTCCCCTGCAGCTGGGCATCAAAACCCGCTTCAGGAATATTTTTTGTTCCTGAAGGGTCTATTTTAGACACTGAGCCAATCAAATCTTTACGTTGCTGCGTGCCATAGCCTATAATGACCACGTCATTCAGCTGACCGGTGATTTCTTTCAGCCTGATCAGAATAGGGCTCCCATTCGCAACAACATCCTTTTTTTCATAAGAAATATGTCTGATCTCAAGTGTGTAAGGAAATTTTTGCCCGGTTACAAAATCAAAACGGCCATCCGGATCGGTTTGTACCGTATGTGTAGTACCCGTAATGTGTATGCTTACTCCAGGAATCCCCTGTTTGGTAAGTGAATCTATGACCTGTCCTTTCAGGGTTGAGTTGATCAAGGGTTGCGTTTGCGCAATAGAAACAAATGGCAATAATAACAATACGGCAATACTGATGCGGCATATCCGTACCTTTTTTAATAAAGAACAGGCATAATGGTAATGCCCGGCCTTTTTAAAATTTTGCATAACTTTA from Pedobacter africanus includes:
- a CDS encoding SusC/RagA family TonB-linked outer membrane protein; this encodes MQNFKKAGHYHYACSLLKKVRICRISIAVLLLLPFVSIAQTQPLINSTLKGQVIDSLTKQGIPGVSIHITGTTHTVQTDPDGRFDFVTGQKFPYTLEIRHISYEKKDVVANGSPILIRLKEITGQLNDVVIIGYGTQQRKDLIGSVSKIDPSGTKNIPEAGFDAQLQGKAAGVQINSNTGVPGSDIFIRVRGATSINATNDPLYIIDGVWVNNNSLQNIAQERATSPLSDLNPSDIESIEILKDATAIAIYGSRGANGIVLVTTKRGNFGQKTRIEFNGSEGLGWAPEDRVWKTTTGAEHAALINEYSRNMGKAQPFRPASEVINGVAGRGLPEEQPTYDRMSYLNRTASLRSYDLSLQGGSDRTRFYLGGGYTDQESIWKPMSFDRASLKVNLDHKLNSKIALGSSNAISRSHRNQARPANGANGTLLQASLNIPTYLPIFDEKGTPLKWVNFDNIAVLTGTVNLWSYSYHYIGNIYLDYAITPKLKFRSTFGVDYNNYEENEYWDTRTILGNSGGRGSQSITQSSTAINEQTLAYSDKVGKHSFGILIGNTLQGAEVKNVSATGTNFPNNSYTQISSAATQIAGQFKTTSTLASFFSRADYNYAGKYYAEFTLRADGSSKFGKNNKWGYFPAVGAAWRVKEENFLKDVPQISNLKYRISYGITGNQAGINDFASQGLWTGGFGYADVAGGAELPGTAPLQLANPDLKWESTAQFSTGIDIGLFEDKLNIEFNYYNKYTSDALLQVAVPGSSGFSSYLTNFGEISNKGFELAINSTNLRTTGFTWKTDFNIARNKNTIEKIPADIPFAGRDLIRLQQGKELYSYWLYKQLSVNPENGDAVFDDYNKDGKITADDRQIVGSTWPKFFGGLTNNFTYKGLDLGIFFTFSYGNYIWNHNRMLGETGGTLDAGRVLLKSQLDRWTSPGQITNTPKLNDANYARQENSRFFEDASFLRLRSLTLGYTLPKAFTSRIKIEKLRFYVIGSNLLLFTKYTGADPESNLGTQNIQGYDYGTPPQPRTVQLGLNVTL